The Leadbettera azotonutricia ZAS-9 genome has a window encoding:
- a CDS encoding carbohydrate ABC transporter permease → MNRRERRRFFLDWVASITALVLGFIIIFPIIYTICVAFKTRAELSVFPPALLPDSFLNMGNFKSVFETAPLMRFMANSVIVSGLGCSLRILFAVLAAYAFSYFKFPLRNLLFMVVLATMMLPADTLIVTNYLTITRLNMLDNYLGMCITSLVGASQMFMLRQNFKTIPQSLRDAAFIDGCGDLRYLTRVVAPLSSPVIFTLMVQSFINFWNAYLWPLLVTNKAEMRTVQIGIAMLTNPLDTNYTLVLAAVAILLIPSLFLFSFLRLAMVRGIAAGALVG, encoded by the coding sequence ATGAACAGGAGAGAAAGGCGCCGTTTTTTTCTGGATTGGGTTGCATCAATTACCGCTCTGGTTCTGGGATTTATTATTATTTTTCCCATTATATACACAATTTGCGTTGCGTTTAAAACAAGGGCCGAACTTTCTGTCTTTCCCCCCGCCCTGCTGCCTGATAGTTTTCTTAATATGGGCAATTTCAAAAGTGTTTTTGAAACCGCCCCGCTTATGCGTTTTATGGCCAATTCGGTGATTGTATCAGGCCTTGGCTGTTCCCTGAGAATACTTTTTGCTGTCCTTGCAGCCTATGCCTTTTCGTATTTCAAATTCCCTTTGAGGAACCTGCTCTTTATGGTAGTCCTCGCGACCATGATGCTTCCTGCGGATACATTGATAGTGACTAACTATCTTACCATAACCAGGCTTAACATGCTGGATAATTATCTCGGCATGTGCATAACTTCCCTGGTAGGCGCTTCCCAGATGTTCATGTTGAGACAAAATTTTAAAACCATACCCCAGTCCTTAAGGGATGCTGCCTTTATAGACGGTTGCGGGGACCTTCGCTACCTGACCCGAGTGGTGGCCCCCCTTTCAAGCCCTGTGATTTTTACCCTGATGGTACAGTCCTTTATCAATTTCTGGAACGCGTATCTCTGGCCCCTCCTGGTAACCAATAAGGCAGAAATGCGCACCGTGCAGATAGGCATTGCTATGTTGACCAACCCGTTGGATACAAACTACACTTTAGTATTGGCGGCAGTAGCGATATTGCTTATTCCTTCCCTTTTCCTGTTCAGCTTTTTGCGCTTGGCCATGGTAAGAGGAATAGCCGCTGGAGCATTGGTTGGCTAA
- the cls gene encoding cardiolipin synthase: protein MEQKWVRVVFRQRVLIIALLLAQIVLLLFFAAGTSIAFRYVDFALNGFSIIVSLYILNKKEKAAFKITWIFMILLFPIFGGLVYAIFHTQTTPRKLRRATQASDKQYRPFFKLPGNSLSLLAGKYKECLPQANYLQEYAGFPIYTHTQSEFFNSGEAFFKKVLPELEKAEKYIFLEFFILGLGVMLNPIIAILEKKARAGLDIRIIYDDLGCFMSLPSNYKAHLEQKGIKCMVFNPFKPVLSSLQNNRDHRKIISIDGKVAFTGGINLADEYINARERFGHWKDAAVVIKGEAAWSLTLIFLQMWNIYHNQKDDPAAFYPWKDSPCTVKSNGFVQPYADSPIDEENVGEHVYIQIINNAKDYVYINTPYLVVDENLLSALTLAAKSGVDVRIITPHRWDKWMVAITSRSYYRQLIKAGVKVYEYTEGFNHSKTFVSDDKVATVGTTNLDFRSLYLHFECGVWMYKTRAVMAVKKTSSTPFPSATRSPKKTAPGMLSSA, encoded by the coding sequence ATGGAACAAAAATGGGTGCGGGTCGTCTTTAGACAGCGGGTCTTAATAATCGCATTACTGCTAGCACAGATAGTGTTACTGCTATTTTTTGCCGCAGGGACAAGCATTGCCTTCCGTTACGTGGACTTTGCCCTCAATGGTTTCAGCATTATTGTGAGCCTCTATATACTCAACAAGAAAGAAAAAGCCGCCTTTAAAATAACATGGATATTCATGATACTCCTCTTCCCCATATTCGGGGGGTTGGTATACGCCATCTTCCATACCCAGACTACACCGCGAAAATTAAGGCGTGCCACGCAGGCATCAGACAAGCAATACAGGCCGTTCTTCAAACTTCCCGGAAACAGCCTATCCCTCCTGGCAGGGAAATACAAAGAATGCCTTCCACAGGCCAACTACCTCCAGGAATACGCGGGCTTTCCGATTTATACCCATACTCAATCTGAATTTTTTAATTCCGGCGAGGCTTTTTTTAAAAAAGTCCTCCCTGAGCTTGAAAAAGCCGAAAAATACATTTTTCTTGAATTTTTTATACTCGGCCTTGGGGTCATGCTTAACCCCATCATCGCCATACTGGAAAAGAAAGCCAGGGCGGGCCTTGACATACGCATCATTTATGACGATCTGGGCTGCTTCATGTCCCTACCCTCGAACTATAAAGCCCATCTTGAGCAAAAGGGCATTAAGTGCATGGTGTTTAATCCTTTTAAGCCTGTGCTTTCGTCACTGCAGAACAACAGGGATCACCGCAAAATAATTTCCATAGACGGCAAGGTCGCTTTTACAGGCGGAATAAACCTGGCTGATGAGTACATCAATGCAAGAGAACGCTTTGGCCACTGGAAAGACGCTGCGGTGGTGATCAAGGGGGAAGCTGCCTGGAGCCTCACCCTCATCTTCCTCCAGATGTGGAATATTTACCATAATCAGAAAGATGACCCTGCGGCTTTTTACCCATGGAAAGACAGCCCCTGCACTGTAAAATCAAACGGCTTTGTCCAGCCCTATGCGGACAGCCCCATTGATGAAGAAAATGTCGGCGAGCATGTTTACATTCAAATCATCAACAATGCCAAGGATTATGTTTACATCAACACGCCCTACCTCGTGGTTGACGAAAACCTCCTCTCTGCCCTGACACTGGCCGCTAAAAGCGGAGTGGATGTGCGCATCATTACTCCCCACCGCTGGGACAAATGGATGGTGGCCATCACCTCCCGTTCGTATTACCGCCAGCTAATCAAAGCAGGGGTTAAAGTGTATGAGTACACCGAGGGCTTTAACCATTCCAAGACCTTTGTCTCTGACGACAAGGTTGCCACTGTTGGCACTACGAACCTCGACTTCCGCAGCCTCTACCTTCATTTTGAATGCGGTGTATGGATGTATAAAACCAGGGCCGTAATGGCGGTAAAAAAGACTTCCTCAACACCCTTCCCATCTGCCACGAGATCACCAAAAAAGACTGCGCCAGGAATGCTGTCCAGCGCATAG
- a CDS encoding DNA polymerase domain-containing protein, whose product MKDSHRGFLVHSYVDLRRNRLYLLGRFEDGRSFAAVETRWRPSLHIFEKDLHRCKSLLSAFNFKIIQATFESFDGKEKLVLLEFSCYADRSSAVKLLEAGAVPSPDSDLKPADAYLMERQIKGPVEIAGDSRPGHFVDLVFRDSVLCSPKEKGKKRIPLKLLSIDIETDVKKGTILAVGISSFGSNDTASLVRVLAAGESGCEGIIFHPDEKSLLAAFVLDVRKADPDVLTGWNFLDFDYPRLAERCELNHVPFALGRGQELAKFFPGSQSNSEKSSKDTTEESPWYDRRRSAAALVPGRQVIDALRVMRSGPRRLSGYTLETAAQEVLGEGKLVAAAGDQKIEELEKLYREDPLRFGAYCRRDAELVPLILDKAGLFNLTVERASHTGVTLDKAWTSVVSFERIYGMELWGRGIAQPPKTLGREVSGAAGGTILEPLQGVFPNVAIFDFRSLYPTIMLTFNIDPFAHARAEETGTICAPNGALFSRSPGILPELIAAYFAERRKALDAGDEEASQVYKILMNSFYGVLGTASCRYGRTELAGAITSFARKWLYLSRDWFNAKGYRVLYGDTDSLFVETGLGDKAGNGDFLEFGKALTGELNAHLAEKIHEEYGLISHLELRFEKAYRRFMIPPLRNLQYASGISESKGRAKGYGGWVIGKDGSLTVEVKGMEAVRSDSTPLARRIQMELLELVFSSGTEEDLKKYVFEILRKLRRGELDDKLIYRKRLARTPETYTSSTPPQVKAARILGWKNRKGTVEYIWTVRGPEPVSMPHAVPDYDHYMDSQVLPVARSIAAAAGWNTEISPYSKRDRLSDGQMELGL is encoded by the coding sequence GTGAAAGACAGTCACAGGGGTTTCCTGGTTCATAGTTATGTGGATCTTCGCCGGAACAGGCTTTACCTTTTGGGCCGTTTTGAGGATGGCCGTTCCTTTGCAGCAGTGGAAACCCGGTGGCGGCCTTCGCTTCATATTTTCGAAAAAGATCTGCACCGATGCAAAAGCCTGCTCTCTGCCTTCAATTTCAAAATTATCCAGGCAACCTTCGAATCTTTTGACGGGAAGGAAAAGCTCGTCCTCCTCGAATTTTCCTGTTATGCGGATCGATCTTCTGCGGTAAAATTGTTGGAGGCCGGGGCAGTCCCCAGCCCTGACAGCGATCTCAAGCCCGCAGATGCTTATCTCATGGAAAGGCAGATCAAAGGCCCTGTTGAGATCGCGGGGGATTCCCGCCCCGGGCATTTCGTGGATTTGGTTTTCCGCGATTCCGTCCTTTGCAGCCCCAAAGAAAAGGGGAAAAAAAGAATACCGCTAAAACTGCTTTCCATAGATATCGAAACTGATGTCAAGAAAGGAACTATTCTTGCTGTGGGAATTTCAAGCTTTGGCAGCAATGATACTGCCAGCCTTGTCCGGGTTCTTGCTGCCGGGGAATCTGGTTGTGAAGGTATTATTTTCCACCCTGATGAAAAATCACTGCTTGCAGCATTTGTGCTGGATGTCAGGAAGGCTGACCCCGATGTTTTGACAGGCTGGAATTTTTTGGACTTTGATTATCCCCGCCTTGCTGAACGCTGCGAATTGAACCATGTGCCTTTTGCCCTGGGACGGGGGCAGGAATTGGCAAAGTTCTTTCCTGGTTCACAAAGCAATTCTGAAAAATCTTCCAAAGATACCACAGAAGAATCCCCCTGGTACGACAGGAGGAGATCCGCTGCCGCCCTGGTCCCGGGACGCCAGGTCATAGACGCCCTTAGGGTGATGCGGTCAGGCCCCCGCAGACTTTCAGGATATACTTTGGAAACTGCTGCCCAGGAAGTGCTGGGCGAGGGCAAGCTTGTTGCGGCAGCAGGGGATCAGAAAATCGAAGAGCTTGAAAAACTCTACCGCGAAGATCCCCTGCGTTTCGGCGCTTACTGCAGGAGGGATGCGGAGCTTGTCCCTCTTATTTTGGACAAAGCCGGCCTCTTCAATTTGACTGTGGAGAGGGCTTCCCATACAGGTGTTACTCTGGATAAAGCCTGGACCAGCGTGGTGAGTTTTGAGCGTATCTACGGCATGGAACTGTGGGGCAGGGGCATTGCCCAGCCTCCCAAGACTTTGGGCAGGGAAGTTTCGGGAGCTGCGGGCGGAACAATACTGGAGCCTTTGCAGGGTGTCTTCCCCAATGTGGCTATTTTTGATTTCCGCAGCCTGTACCCGACTATTATGTTGACCTTTAATATTGATCCTTTTGCCCATGCCCGTGCTGAAGAAACCGGTACAATTTGCGCCCCCAATGGGGCGTTGTTTTCCCGCAGTCCCGGAATACTGCCTGAATTGATTGCCGCATATTTTGCAGAGCGCAGAAAAGCCCTTGATGCAGGGGACGAAGAAGCCAGCCAGGTCTACAAGATCCTGATGAACAGCTTTTATGGCGTCCTTGGAACAGCTTCCTGCCGTTACGGCAGGACAGAGCTTGCGGGGGCTATTACGTCCTTTGCCAGAAAGTGGCTTTATCTTTCGCGGGATTGGTTCAATGCGAAGGGCTATAGAGTGCTGTACGGGGATACGGATTCTCTCTTTGTGGAAACAGGCTTGGGTGATAAAGCAGGCAACGGGGATTTTTTGGAATTTGGGAAAGCCCTTACCGGGGAACTCAATGCGCACCTTGCGGAAAAAATACATGAAGAGTACGGTCTCATCTCGCACCTGGAACTGCGTTTCGAAAAGGCTTACCGCCGCTTTATGATACCCCCTTTAAGGAATCTTCAATATGCTTCGGGTATCAGCGAAAGCAAGGGCAGGGCAAAAGGGTACGGGGGCTGGGTCATCGGGAAAGATGGAAGCCTTACAGTTGAGGTCAAAGGCATGGAAGCAGTGAGGAGCGATTCTACCCCCCTGGCCAGACGCATACAGATGGAATTATTGGAATTGGTTTTTTCCTCAGGCACAGAGGAGGATCTTAAAAAATATGTTTTTGAAATTCTAAGAAAACTCCGCCGGGGAGAATTGGATGATAAATTGATTTACCGGAAGCGCCTTGCAAGGACGCCTGAAACTTATACCTCATCAACCCCTCCCCAGGTAAAGGCAGCCAGAATCCTGGGCTGGAAAAACCGCAAAGGGACAGTGGAATACATTTGGACTGTCAGAGGCCCTGAACCTGTATCCATGCCCCATGCTGTGCCGGACTATGATCATTACATGGATTCCCAGGTTTTGCCTGTGGCAAGATCAATTGCCGCCGCTGCGGGGTGGAATACGGAAATTTCCCCCTATAGCAAACGGGATCGCCTGAGCGATGGGCAGATGGAACTGGGGCTGTGA
- a CDS encoding extracellular solute-binding protein, whose amino-acid sequence MKKIGLCFLALLLLVLLSFACVKNNSPAVKALVPDQVKISFWHSMADDAGRAFESYVREFNQGPGAEKGILVESVFQGQYADATAKLRPLLQARQAEALPDVMQVDSTGVVDYLNSEFAYTVDDALKADSVYDHSRILEAPLKAWNYYGRQLGLPVSASTTVMYYNKTMLEAAGVSKPPTTFEEIIEVARKLPSLNANGQKLTAFAQVPNSPLLANWIGQIPGINSDSSYLVNMRNGRDGTADRLVCDTEGTLLAFLKAWKQLYDAGALLNVSDGLNNLFLTQQICFLTASTSNLAGLLSQISGRFELGCAYFPRLNEGAKFGAAVSGSALLIFNKKSSAKTAAAWEFVKYMTSAPVQARFAAATGYMPVNSASSDETIYSSYISENPQALVGANQLAETSPDMLSVTVGPSRDFYMEIMNQISSMLTSSKSPEAAVKSMSAALNLLLEDYAAANAD is encoded by the coding sequence ATGAAGAAAATCGGGTTGTGCTTCTTGGCTCTGCTTCTTTTGGTTCTTTTATCTTTTGCTTGTGTTAAAAACAATTCACCCGCTGTCAAAGCGTTGGTTCCCGATCAGGTTAAGATCAGTTTTTGGCATTCCATGGCCGATGACGCGGGCAGGGCCTTTGAAAGCTATGTCCGGGAATTCAACCAAGGGCCGGGGGCGGAAAAAGGCATACTGGTTGAATCCGTCTTTCAAGGGCAGTATGCGGACGCTACAGCTAAACTACGCCCCCTGCTTCAAGCCCGCCAGGCCGAAGCCCTTCCCGATGTGATGCAGGTAGATTCTACCGGCGTGGTGGATTATCTTAATTCTGAATTCGCGTATACTGTGGATGACGCCCTCAAAGCCGACAGCGTTTATGATCATTCCCGGATACTTGAGGCCCCCCTTAAAGCCTGGAACTATTACGGCCGTCAGCTGGGCCTACCTGTTTCCGCATCCACAACGGTGATGTATTACAACAAAACCATGCTGGAAGCGGCAGGAGTTTCAAAACCTCCAACCACCTTCGAAGAAATTATTGAAGTTGCAAGAAAACTTCCCTCTCTTAATGCCAATGGGCAAAAGCTCACGGCATTTGCCCAGGTTCCCAATTCTCCCCTTCTTGCAAACTGGATAGGCCAGATCCCGGGCATCAATTCTGATTCTTCCTATCTTGTGAATATGCGCAACGGCAGGGATGGTACAGCGGACAGGCTGGTCTGCGACACAGAAGGCACTCTTCTTGCTTTTCTTAAAGCCTGGAAACAGCTCTACGATGCAGGGGCATTGCTCAATGTTTCTGATGGGCTTAACAATCTTTTCCTTACCCAGCAGATCTGTTTTCTTACCGCGTCCACTTCGAACCTTGCAGGGCTTCTTTCCCAAATTAGCGGCAGATTTGAATTGGGCTGTGCTTATTTTCCCAGGCTCAACGAAGGCGCCAAATTCGGCGCTGCGGTTTCAGGCTCTGCCCTGCTCATATTCAATAAGAAGAGCAGCGCAAAAACAGCCGCTGCCTGGGAATTTGTAAAGTATATGACATCTGCCCCGGTGCAAGCCCGCTTTGCTGCAGCCACCGGTTATATGCCGGTAAATAGTGCTTCCTCCGATGAAACAATCTACTCAAGCTACATCTCGGAAAATCCCCAGGCTTTAGTGGGGGCGAACCAGCTTGCCGAAACAAGCCCCGATATGCTGAGCGTTACCGTAGGGCCCTCCCGGGATTTTTATATGGAAATAATGAACCAGATCTCTTCCATGCTCACCAGCAGCAAATCCCCTGAGGCGGCTGTAAAATCCATGTCGGCTGCTTTGAATCTTCTGCTGGAGGATTACGCTGCAGCCAATGCAGACTAG
- a CDS encoding carbohydrate ABC transporter permease, which translates to MQRTLSFQKAKPYFFLLPILIFAAAFVYYPFVRTFLYSFSRVNFRGDILGFAGLRNFRRLFTDSVFLAALKNTLYLTLIFVPLNLVLSFFLALLATKKRKPGMIYETFFMLPMAVSMAAASQIFKMLLDPAVGILNHILHLKTGWFLDPGTALYGIMMVCLWIGFPFDFLLFLSALRNIPAQQMESAELEGAGYFRKLFYIQIPLLTPTVLYVICTNAVLAMMTSTPVMIITSGQPGYSTETLIFMMYTSGYQSSNYSMASCISLATFALCFGMVLGALFLERRGVHYQ; encoded by the coding sequence ATGCAGAGAACCCTTTCCTTCCAAAAAGCAAAACCTTATTTTTTTCTTCTACCGATCCTCATATTCGCGGCAGCATTTGTGTATTATCCCTTTGTCCGCACTTTTTTGTATAGTTTTTCCCGGGTAAATTTCCGGGGCGATATTTTAGGTTTTGCCGGCTTAAGAAATTTCAGGCGCCTTTTTACGGATTCGGTTTTTCTGGCAGCTCTTAAGAATACCCTTTACCTTACATTGATCTTTGTGCCTTTGAATCTTGTTCTTTCATTTTTCCTTGCCCTGCTGGCAACAAAAAAACGAAAGCCCGGAATGATTTACGAAACCTTCTTCATGCTGCCCATGGCAGTTTCCATGGCTGCGGCTTCCCAAATTTTCAAAATGCTTCTTGATCCTGCAGTAGGGATACTTAACCATATACTGCACCTTAAAACAGGCTGGTTCCTGGATCCCGGGACAGCCCTTTACGGCATTATGATGGTGTGTTTGTGGATAGGTTTCCCCTTTGATTTTCTGCTTTTTCTCTCGGCCCTGCGGAACATCCCTGCCCAGCAAATGGAATCTGCAGAACTCGAAGGGGCGGGGTATTTCAGGAAACTTTTTTATATACAGATCCCCCTGCTGACCCCAACAGTGCTTTATGTGATCTGCACCAATGCAGTATTGGCAATGATGACCTCCACGCCGGTTATGATAATTACGAGCGGACAGCCGGGGTATTCAACAGAAACCCTGATCTTTATGATGTACACTTCGGGTTATCAGTCTTCAAATTACAGCATGGCCTCCTGCATCAGTTTGGCGACCTTCGCCCTTTGTTTCGGTATGGTTCTTGGGGCTTTGTTCCTTGAGAGGAGAGGGGTGCATTACCAATGA
- a CDS encoding sigma-70 family RNA polymerase sigma factor, producing MKRMQKKESKCGNDDILQTYFDQIKVIPLLSFEEELELSRLIQQGDKAAHRRLIEANLRLVIKIARIYHTSDVALLDIIQEGNVGLMRAADKYDYNKGVRFSTYAAWWIRQSITRFLANKRRAIRLPHRKEEILRKIQRAYHTLSQILMRQPRIDEIAAEIRVPLEDVEFVLNMTNGFISLEMEGGNEDSIAVMDLHEDYTYSPERALMRKSSRDMAMKVIGSLMERERRILTYRYQLNGCEPHTLKRIGDKMGLSPETVRQIEIKALKKIRSDAEEFRPYYLEAI from the coding sequence ATGAAGAGGATGCAGAAAAAAGAATCTAAATGCGGCAACGATGACATACTGCAGACTTACTTTGATCAAATCAAGGTTATTCCGCTTTTGAGTTTTGAAGAAGAGCTTGAGCTTTCCCGGCTTATACAGCAGGGCGATAAAGCTGCCCATCGCAGGCTCATAGAAGCCAATCTTCGCCTGGTTATAAAGATCGCCCGTATCTACCATACTTCCGATGTTGCCCTTCTCGATATCATCCAGGAAGGCAATGTCGGCCTTATGAGGGCAGCCGATAAATACGACTATAACAAGGGTGTGCGTTTCTCAACCTATGCGGCATGGTGGATCAGGCAATCCATCACCCGTTTCCTTGCAAACAAACGGCGGGCCATCAGGCTGCCCCACAGGAAGGAAGAGATACTCCGCAAGATACAGCGGGCCTACCACACCTTGAGCCAGATCCTGATGCGCCAGCCCCGGATCGACGAAATCGCCGCCGAGATTCGGGTTCCCCTGGAAGATGTTGAATTCGTCCTCAATATGACTAATGGCTTCATATCCCTCGAAATGGAAGGGGGCAATGAGGATTCCATAGCAGTCATGGACCTTCACGAAGATTATACCTACAGCCCCGAACGCGCACTGATGCGCAAGTCCTCCCGGGATATGGCAATGAAAGTTATTGGCAGCCTTATGGAAAGGGAAAGGCGCATACTTACGTACCGTTACCAGCTCAATGGCTGCGAGCCCCATACCCTGAAGAGAATTGGCGATAAAATGGGGCTCTCCCCCGAGACTGTAAGGCAGATCGAAATCAAAGCCCTTAAAAAGATACGCAGCGACGCTGAAGAATTCCGTCCATATTATTTGGAAGCCATTTAA
- a CDS encoding divergent polysaccharide deacetylase family protein, whose protein sequence is MKRIVKNPPGAAKKPRPGAAKRRKSRKKLKFKDRAKAALIAGMLVAAAITASLIMIFLNSRNQPPVQETSAPIAAVSETEPEKSVQPAPARPEPPSKPAPVKPPPEKPPDKPKPAPQTPPVQPTPAAPPAGLPEKPPERQELGKLVFVIDDAGNNLRELEPFLRFPGPLTIAVLPGLANSAEAARRIRAAGKEVFLHQPMEALGGQNPGPGAVYAGMGAQEIRAIINRNLDEIWPVTGLNNHEGSKVTMDEAAMEVVLEICRERGILFLDSRTTAETKAPVVAQRYGMKIGERDVFLDNSQDRASILGYINTGLQKSEQRGASVMIGHAWTPALAPLLEENYTVWLKEGYTLSTVSAMMKAKGGF, encoded by the coding sequence GTGAAAAGAATCGTCAAAAACCCCCCAGGCGCGGCTAAAAAGCCGCGTCCCGGGGCAGCAAAACGCAGAAAAAGCCGCAAAAAACTAAAATTTAAAGACAGGGCTAAAGCAGCGCTGATTGCGGGCATGCTCGTGGCAGCAGCCATTACTGCGTCCCTGATTATGATCTTTTTGAATAGCCGGAATCAGCCGCCCGTGCAGGAGACTTCCGCTCCCATAGCGGCAGTGTCTGAAACCGAGCCTGAAAAATCCGTGCAGCCTGCCCCAGCCCGGCCTGAACCGCCTTCGAAGCCTGCCCCCGTAAAGCCGCCGCCTGAAAAGCCGCCCGATAAGCCCAAACCAGCGCCCCAAACCCCGCCCGTGCAGCCTACCCCTGCGGCGCCGCCCGCAGGGCTTCCGGAAAAGCCTCCGGAACGCCAGGAACTGGGCAAGCTTGTGTTTGTCATAGACGACGCCGGGAACAATCTCCGGGAGCTTGAGCCATTCCTGCGATTCCCTGGCCCTCTCACCATTGCAGTGCTGCCGGGGCTTGCCAATTCGGCTGAGGCTGCCCGCAGAATAAGGGCTGCCGGCAAAGAGGTTTTCCTCCACCAGCCTATGGAAGCCCTGGGAGGGCAGAATCCTGGCCCCGGGGCGGTTTATGCCGGCATGGGCGCCCAGGAAATACGGGCCATTATCAACCGCAATCTGGACGAGATTTGGCCTGTAACGGGCCTCAATAACCATGAAGGCTCCAAAGTGACCATGGACGAGGCAGCCATGGAAGTTGTCCTTGAAATTTGCAGGGAGCGAGGCATACTTTTTCTCGATTCCCGCACTACAGCGGAGACAAAAGCTCCTGTTGTCGCCCAAAGGTATGGGATGAAGATAGGGGAGCGGGATGTGTTCCTGGACAACAGCCAGGACAGGGCATCTATTTTGGGTTATATCAATACGGGCCTCCAAAAGTCAGAGCAAAGGGGAGCTTCAGTGATGATAGGCCATGCCTGGACTCCTGCGCTGGCGCCCCTGCTGGAAGAAAATTATACAGTCTGGCTTAAAGAGGGTTATACACTTTCCACCGTTTCTGCCATGATGAAGGCGAAGGGGGGCTTCTGA
- a CDS encoding GolD/DthD family dehydrogenase, whose product MIPYHGPDAEYSLKGKTAIITGGAAGIGLATAEFFAKKGVNLVIADLNPEANSIAKKLGSGNIGLPGNICDANYRKLVMDTAAAKFGGVDILVNSAGIVALEKAETISEAFWDRTIEINLKASFMMAQVFGAWLIENKKQGSIVNMASQAGVIALDKHVAYCASKGGIIAMTKVLAFEWGKYGIRVNAVSPTVVLTELGHRAWDGPVGEAFKKEIPAERFAEPEEIAGIIGFLCSDAAAMITGHNLLVDGGYTIK is encoded by the coding sequence ATGATTCCTTACCATGGTCCTGATGCTGAATATTCCCTGAAGGGCAAAACAGCGATAATTACAGGCGGCGCTGCCGGCATAGGGTTGGCAACTGCGGAATTTTTTGCCAAAAAAGGGGTAAATCTTGTTATTGCGGATCTTAACCCCGAAGCAAACAGCATTGCCAAAAAGCTGGGCTCCGGGAACATAGGCCTTCCGGGAAATATATGCGATGCCAATTACCGGAAGCTGGTTATGGACACCGCAGCAGCAAAATTTGGCGGGGTGGATATTTTGGTGAACAGCGCAGGGATAGTTGCCCTCGAAAAAGCTGAAACCATAAGCGAAGCTTTTTGGGACAGGACTATCGAAATAAACCTTAAAGCCAGCTTTATGATGGCTCAGGTGTTCGGAGCATGGCTCATTGAAAATAAAAAGCAGGGAAGCATAGTCAATATGGCTTCCCAGGCCGGTGTCATAGCCTTGGACAAGCATGTTGCCTATTGCGCCAGCAAGGGCGGCATCATCGCCATGACAAAAGTCCTGGCCTTTGAATGGGGCAAGTACGGGATCAGGGTGAACGCTGTTTCACCCACAGTGGTCCTTACCGAACTGGGGCACAGGGCCTGGGACGGCCCTGTTGGCGAAGCCTTCAAAAAAGAAATCCCTGCCGAGCGTTTTGCAGAACCCGAGGAAATTGCCGGGATTATTGGCTTCCTTTGCAGTGACGCTGCAGCCATGATCACAGGGCATAACCTCCTGGTTGACGGCGGCTATACCATCAAATAG
- a CDS encoding L-threonylcarbamoyladenylate synthase, whose protein sequence is MIEYVVPGNIDDRVLSRAVKLLNEGGIAALPTDTSWALVCSLKSREGIKKLRHLSGARDERHFTLLCSDISQFGEFCSLDNTRFRLVKRLTPGPYVFVLNTLLGTEKTLGLKRKELGVRLPDHQVPVALINALECPLYSITAKKNMEENDFEEDSLFEGGWELESIPTVDVVLDPGEDRIKIYSTVLDLKEGEVKLIRLGAGAWPV, encoded by the coding sequence ATGATCGAGTACGTAGTTCCGGGCAATATTGACGACCGGGTACTCTCAAGGGCGGTGAAGCTTCTCAACGAAGGGGGCATAGCGGCCTTGCCCACGGACACAAGCTGGGCTCTTGTCTGTTCACTCAAATCCAGGGAGGGCATCAAAAAACTCCGCCACCTTTCGGGCGCCAGGGATGAACGGCACTTCACTCTGCTCTGCTCGGATATCTCCCAGTTCGGCGAATTTTGCAGTCTGGACAATACACGGTTCAGGCTCGTCAAGCGCCTTACCCCCGGGCCCTATGTGTTCGTTCTCAACACCCTCCTGGGGACCGAAAAAACCCTGGGGCTGAAGCGGAAGGAACTTGGGGTGCGCCTTCCGGACCACCAGGTGCCTGTTGCGCTGATAAACGCCCTTGAATGTCCCCTGTACAGTATCACTGCCAAAAAGAATATGGAAGAAAATGATTTTGAAGAAGACAGCCTTTTTGAGGGGGGCTGGGAGCTTGAATCCATTCCTACTGTGGATGTCGTACTTGATCCCGGAGAGGACAGGATTAAAATCTATTCCACCGTCCTCGACCTGAAAGAAGGAGAAGTAAAATTGATACGCCTCGGCGCGGGAGCATGGCCTGTTTGA